A window from Paenibacillus polymyxa M1 encodes these proteins:
- a CDS encoding helix-turn-helix domain-containing protein: MVIDKPAEKLKLLRMRKGWTQEKLVEVLKEKNPKLRVYQVMISRYEKNKEEPGTEIKQAINEIFGQSLWE, from the coding sequence GTGGTTATTGATAAACCTGCTGAAAAGTTGAAATTATTACGAATGAGGAAGGGGTGGACGCAAGAGAAGTTGGTAGAAGTTTTAAAAGAGAAGAATCCAAAACTTCGTGTATATCAAGTAATGATTTCTCGATATGAAAAAAATAAAGAAGAACCAGGTACGGAGATCAAACAAGCAATAAATGAAATATTTGGACAGTCTCTTTGGGAGTAG
- a CDS encoding ParM/StbA family protein gives MENKPFNLFGGSDAGNTTIKISFVNKEGNIESFPIATLVAPADEKGDPLKNNSKVSMTDRLHVYIQSKAIKGTYYYVGNFARDKKDVEQPDGGPKFSSELHFVTELTGLAIAAASLEEYYVTHNYAGGLPIEEFKVRGGEFLEKIKGEHKIEFLDGLFLGKTVTINITGGEVNIEGATTSLALTNDIVNNKIIELPTAKDFDENDYVIGDLGAGTTDVALFQEDGLNGINSTNFTFGTNKFIDDIIKEISEIQEFKDTHAFLKENNIEIESPFSNREQFINQVVKPQVKQMIQDKKYEPKFKISWGRVVDIDVTQTVLKYMEDYSKEVDKNFNLFSYTKAANVRNFYLVGGGVLFGYYYFRNLKFYKLPDIKVIEEAQYFTSRAYLINSYISQMIGN, from the coding sequence TTGGAAAACAAACCTTTTAATCTATTTGGGGGTTCAGACGCAGGAAACACAACAATTAAAATATCTTTTGTAAATAAAGAAGGTAATATTGAAAGTTTTCCCATCGCTACATTAGTAGCACCGGCTGATGAGAAAGGTGATCCTCTAAAAAACAATAGTAAAGTTTCTATGACGGATCGGCTCCATGTCTACATACAATCAAAGGCTATTAAGGGTACTTATTATTACGTAGGTAACTTTGCACGTGATAAGAAAGATGTAGAACAACCTGATGGGGGTCCAAAATTTTCAAGCGAATTACACTTTGTTACAGAATTGACTGGCCTTGCAATTGCAGCTGCTTCTTTAGAAGAATATTATGTTACTCACAATTATGCAGGTGGACTTCCTATTGAAGAATTCAAGGTAAGAGGCGGAGAATTCCTTGAAAAAATAAAAGGAGAACACAAAATTGAATTTTTGGACGGTTTATTTTTAGGAAAAACTGTTACGATTAACATTACAGGCGGGGAAGTTAATATTGAGGGAGCTACAACTTCTTTAGCGTTAACTAACGATATTGTAAATAATAAGATTATTGAGTTGCCGACCGCTAAAGACTTTGATGAAAACGACTATGTTATAGGTGACTTGGGCGCCGGTACAACAGATGTTGCTCTATTCCAAGAAGACGGTCTTAATGGAATAAATAGTACGAACTTTACATTTGGCACAAACAAGTTTATCGATGATATAATCAAAGAAATATCTGAAATCCAAGAGTTTAAGGATACTCATGCATTTTTGAAAGAGAACAATATTGAAATAGAATCACCATTTTCTAATCGTGAACAATTTATAAATCAAGTTGTTAAACCACAAGTGAAGCAAATGATACAGGACAAAAAATATGAACCAAAATTTAAAATTTCCTGGGGACGTGTAGTTGACATCGATGTAACTCAAACTGTTCTTAAGTATATGGAAGACTATTCCAAAGAAGTAGACAAGAACTTCAATCTATTTTCTTATACAAAAGCAGCAAATGTCCGGAATTTTTACTTAGTTGGTGGCGGAGTATTATTCGGATACTATTATTTCCGAAATTTAAAGTTTTACAAACTTCCCGATATTAAAGTAATTGAGGAAGCTCAGTACTTCACAAGTCGAGCTTATCTCATAAACTCGTACATTTCACAAATGATAGGGAATTAA
- a CDS encoding replication-relaxation family protein has translation MPNVGSYYFSNTELSIITSLFIYRCGTAEQITYMIQPELAKNLTIKKDEVKGYSGRTKYIARLLHNLAERNLVTTMKTPHSMRLIYFLTQEGLNCAYTILGIEEHSASLASGWSGDFGYFDYHLYKPSVERFMHHNLSVNFHIQMLYYASFKNFHYEFIDNRYASREFTLVKEGRKMKRFFRPDGEFKINDIYHYWIEIDMSTERGEKLADKFESYRDYLDVITEGIPFSEMNETPHTIIFHSSAIYIAARWKSVLNAFITKMKHFTGLINFRLTNNSTLEHAVVAELSREEHQNKVLKNLQFYLMKEEGFLGLPDTRTQKPNFIKLLPSDEKALGWSPNIIIVDKSDGTKQILLFERFEGMESIGLARILDFNKKFKSLEIGKTEHIKEIIPVLYFFDVVPNAQSYTMTSVEIDLRGIFNKLILHDAKNNVWLDGNDQSQIHTNPLMYRC, from the coding sequence ATGCCGAACGTAGGGTCATATTATTTCAGTAACACCGAATTGAGCATTATAACATCTTTATTCATATATCGTTGCGGCACGGCCGAGCAAATTACATATATGATACAACCTGAACTAGCAAAAAACCTCACGATCAAGAAGGATGAGGTTAAAGGTTATAGCGGTCGCACAAAATATATAGCTAGACTATTACATAATCTAGCTGAGAGAAATCTTGTAACAACAATGAAGACTCCTCACTCGATGCGATTGATTTATTTTCTCACACAAGAGGGTTTAAATTGTGCATATACCATTCTTGGGATAGAAGAGCACTCCGCGAGTCTTGCGAGTGGGTGGTCAGGTGATTTTGGCTATTTTGATTACCATCTTTATAAACCTTCAGTAGAAAGATTTATGCATCATAACCTTTCAGTAAACTTCCATATTCAGATGTTGTATTATGCATCCTTTAAAAATTTCCACTATGAATTTATTGATAATCGTTATGCCTCTAGAGAGTTTACTTTAGTTAAAGAGGGAAGGAAAATGAAAAGGTTCTTTCGACCAGATGGAGAATTTAAAATTAATGATATTTATCATTATTGGATAGAAATAGATATGTCTACTGAACGTGGTGAAAAATTAGCTGACAAATTTGAATCCTATCGAGATTACTTAGATGTTATTACTGAGGGAATACCATTTTCCGAAATGAATGAGACTCCGCATACAATTATCTTTCATTCATCAGCAATCTATATAGCAGCACGATGGAAATCAGTTTTGAACGCCTTTATAACAAAAATGAAACATTTCACCGGCTTAATAAATTTCAGACTTACCAACAACTCAACTTTAGAACATGCAGTAGTTGCTGAACTTTCACGAGAAGAACATCAGAACAAAGTTCTTAAAAACTTACAGTTCTATCTAATGAAAGAGGAAGGATTTTTAGGGTTGCCAGATACACGTACTCAAAAGCCAAACTTCATAAAGTTGTTGCCTTCCGATGAAAAAGCGTTAGGTTGGTCGCCCAACATTATAATTGTCGATAAAAGTGACGGAACAAAACAGATTCTTCTATTCGAACGTTTTGAAGGAATGGAAAGTATAGGACTTGCTAGAATCCTTGATTTCAATAAAAAATTTAAGTCCTTAGAAATAGGGAAAACCGAGCACATAAAAGAAATTATCCCTGTTTTATATTTTTTCGATGTTGTACCTAATGCTCAATCCTACACTATGACATCTGTAGAGATTGATTTACGTGGGATCTTTAACAAATTGATTTTGCACGATGCAAAAAATAATGTATGGTTAGATGGGAACGATCAAAGTCAGATTCATACTAACCCGCTGATGTACAGATGTTAA
- a CDS encoding TerD family protein yields the protein MIIAKGQKIDVTKERNFEEIAIGLNWKTISPEIDINASAFLLNSLGICTRDEDMIFYNQHISREQAIIHSGPENGSLEIIRISVKKIPPDIEKIALTLTIHEGETKGQSFSNVSDALCRIFNPVTGEELASFYFGEDLNKETAIVIGELYFHKGEWKFNAVGSGFNGGLTALVKNFGLEVDETAQNEAPAEIDRTPLSIPGTVTPMKLELKKKERINIHKSEKVTATLEWETKKDLDLYCFYVTKDNEVGKIYYRNLGSPHSAPYIQLDGDSLAHGKETIIIHQPEALRFVLFAAYSAIKNGFGSFKSMKVRAVVDNHQGQVVATPLHKRNSFSYWVAIAHIDFTRPNEMIVSHVEEYSRSMVERSPVLYEDGSFKMNVGIAEFK from the coding sequence GTGATCATTGCAAAGGGCCAAAAAATTGATGTAACAAAAGAGAGGAATTTTGAGGAAATTGCGATTGGACTTAATTGGAAAACTATATCCCCGGAGATAGATATTAATGCATCTGCTTTCCTTTTAAATTCTTTGGGAATTTGTACAAGAGACGAGGATATGATCTTCTATAACCAGCACATAAGCAGGGAACAGGCTATTATCCATTCTGGTCCCGAAAATGGATCTCTTGAGATTATTCGAATTTCAGTAAAAAAGATCCCTCCCGACATTGAAAAAATTGCCCTCACACTTACTATTCATGAAGGAGAAACGAAAGGACAATCTTTCTCCAATGTCAGTGATGCCTTATGCCGGATATTTAACCCTGTGACCGGAGAAGAGCTTGCAAGTTTTTACTTTGGTGAAGACCTCAATAAAGAGACGGCCATTGTCATAGGGGAGCTTTATTTTCATAAAGGAGAATGGAAATTTAATGCTGTGGGTAGTGGGTTCAACGGTGGTCTTACTGCACTTGTAAAAAATTTCGGGCTTGAAGTAGATGAAACGGCACAAAACGAAGCACCTGCAGAAATCGATAGAACCCCACTCTCCATTCCAGGGACAGTTACACCCATGAAACTGGAGCTTAAGAAAAAAGAGAGAATCAACATACATAAATCAGAGAAAGTTACTGCCACTCTAGAGTGGGAAACTAAGAAGGACCTAGACTTATATTGTTTTTATGTGACGAAAGACAATGAAGTAGGAAAAATTTATTACCGCAATCTAGGTTCCCCCCATAGTGCGCCCTATATTCAACTTGATGGTGATTCTTTGGCTCATGGTAAAGAAACAATTATAATTCATCAACCAGAAGCCTTACGTTTTGTTCTGTTTGCCGCCTATAGTGCAATCAAAAATGGTTTCGGCAGCTTTAAATCCATGAAAGTTCGGGCTGTTGTTGATAATCACCAAGGGCAGGTTGTTGCAACTCCTCTTCATAAGAGAAACAGCTTTTCGTATTGGGTAGCTATTGCCCATATCGATTTTACTAGACCCAATGAAATGATAGTCAGTCACGTAGAGGAATATTCTCGCAGTATGGTTGAACGCAGTCCAGTTCTTTATGAAGATGGTTCGTTCAAAATGAATGTAGGTATAGCAGAATTCAAATAA
- a CDS encoding DNA-methyltransferase encodes MNTFNIVKQIDCLVGMNSMQAESVDLIITSPPYNLGKSYEKKTALEDYLFWQREIIQACERVLKPGGSIAYQVGSYVDNGKVYPLDCLLFATFIEFGFIPRNRIVWHFESGLHCKNRLSGRHETVLWFTKGDDYTFNLDSIRVPQKYPGKKHYKGDKKGEFSGNPLGKNPGDVWIIPNVKHNHPEKTSHECQFPLDLIRPIIKALSHPNNLILDPFMGSGTVAVAATQLNRKYIGFELLDSYIKIIYERLSLASN; translated from the coding sequence ATGAATACTTTTAACATTGTGAAGCAAATAGATTGTTTAGTAGGTATGAATTCCATGCAAGCGGAGTCAGTCGATTTGATAATAACCTCCCCTCCTTACAATTTGGGGAAGTCATATGAGAAAAAGACTGCACTAGAGGATTATCTATTCTGGCAGCGTGAAATTATACAGGCTTGCGAAAGAGTATTGAAACCCGGGGGAAGTATCGCCTATCAAGTAGGTAGCTATGTTGATAATGGGAAAGTATATCCTCTCGATTGCCTTCTATTCGCTACTTTTATTGAATTTGGATTTATTCCTAGAAACCGTATTGTATGGCACTTTGAAAGTGGTCTGCATTGCAAAAACCGACTGTCTGGTCGTCATGAAACTGTACTTTGGTTTACCAAAGGTGATGACTACACATTTAATCTTGATTCAATACGTGTGCCGCAAAAATATCCTGGTAAAAAACATTACAAAGGAGACAAGAAAGGGGAGTTTTCTGGTAATCCACTTGGTAAGAATCCAGGTGACGTATGGATAATTCCAAATGTTAAACATAATCATCCGGAAAAAACAAGCCACGAATGTCAGTTTCCCCTCGACTTGATCCGTCCCATAATAAAGGCACTCAGCCATCCAAATAACCTAATATTGGACCCTTTTATGGGCTCTGGAACAGTTGCAGTCGCAGCAACTCAGCTTAATCGAAAATATATAGGGTTTGAATTACTTGATTCCTATATCAAGATCATTTATGAACGCCTTTCTCTTGCTAGCAATTGA
- a CDS encoding DNA methyltransferase — protein sequence MFFVKDRARSLRFDKRGGKMSGTAYMLPTVYDFQPISPKTKIHQAEKPVELFEAILEAITLPGEIVIDQFAGGGNLGKAAMRKGRIAILFEILKENIQKIREKLSIPELPLMFS from the coding sequence ATGTTCTTCGTCAAAGACAGAGCTCGATCATTACGTTTTGACAAACGAGGCGGTAAAATGAGCGGAACAGCATACATGCTGCCTACTGTCTATGATTTTCAGCCGATATCTCCTAAGACTAAGATTCATCAAGCAGAGAAGCCAGTAGAGCTATTTGAAGCTATCCTAGAAGCCATAACCTTACCAGGAGAAATCGTGATTGATCAATTTGCTGGGGGTGGAAATCTAGGAAAAGCCGCGATGAGGAAAGGCCGAATAGCTATTCTATTTGAGATTCTTAAAGAGAATATTCAAAAGATCCGAGAAAAACTTTCAATTCCAGAGCTACCTTTAATGTTCTCATAA